In the genome of Hymenobacter taeanensis, one region contains:
- a CDS encoding Gfo/Idh/MocA family protein, whose product MSITNELLSTVLREASREVSRKEFLTLAGRGLAVGVAAGTLASCQSEGPANAQAATTPTTGTPASEVSATTYTSPAGQKVPSSEAVSPPAKVPTALDKPIELEQWKSDVDPQSGPVPTPLPPDKRVGYALVGLGHLTLEEILPAFGECKKSKPVALVSASPEKLKKVAQQYGIKPESCYSYENYDKLKDNPEVQVIYIVLPNSMHAEYTIRGAQAGKHILCEKPMATSVRECELMIDACKKANVKLMVAYRIQYEPYNRQVKEMVRGNKFGKPKYIEAQNSQSSANPDHWRHKKDLAGGGSLPDIGLYCLNTSRFVLGTEPTEVFAYTYSTPGNPLFKEIEEVVSWQMRFPEGVFVNCVSHYNTHDSRFYRVNTERGWIHVDNAYAYTGQQLQTSHAEGPAKMKNQMVLSEKNQFAAEMDHFSECVLENKAPHTPGEEGLQDHRIMEAIYQSAREGRPVKLPEVKGTDVFRGPEPKPV is encoded by the coding sequence ATGTCAATTACCAATGAATTACTCAGCACCGTGCTGCGGGAAGCCAGCCGGGAGGTTTCCCGTAAAGAATTCTTAACCCTAGCCGGCCGGGGCCTGGCCGTGGGCGTGGCGGCCGGTACTTTGGCCAGCTGCCAGTCAGAAGGGCCCGCCAATGCCCAAGCTGCTACTACGCCCACCACGGGTACCCCAGCTTCTGAAGTAAGCGCTACCACCTATACCTCCCCGGCTGGTCAGAAAGTACCATCCTCTGAGGCGGTGTCGCCGCCCGCTAAGGTGCCTACCGCATTAGATAAGCCCATTGAGCTGGAGCAGTGGAAGTCCGACGTGGACCCGCAGTCGGGCCCCGTCCCTACCCCCCTGCCGCCCGATAAGCGCGTAGGGTACGCCTTAGTAGGCCTAGGCCACCTCACCCTGGAAGAAATTCTGCCGGCTTTTGGGGAATGCAAGAAATCGAAGCCCGTGGCCTTGGTTAGCGCCTCGCCCGAGAAGCTGAAGAAAGTGGCCCAGCAGTACGGCATTAAGCCCGAGAGCTGCTACAGCTACGAGAACTACGACAAGCTCAAGGACAACCCCGAGGTGCAGGTTATCTACATTGTGCTGCCCAACTCCATGCACGCTGAGTACACCATCAGGGGTGCACAGGCGGGCAAGCACATTCTCTGTGAGAAGCCCATGGCCACCTCGGTCCGGGAGTGTGAACTGATGATTGACGCCTGCAAAAAGGCCAACGTGAAGCTGATGGTGGCCTACCGCATCCAGTATGAGCCTTACAACCGGCAGGTGAAGGAAATGGTGCGGGGCAACAAGTTTGGCAAGCCTAAGTACATTGAGGCCCAAAACAGCCAGAGCTCTGCCAACCCCGACCACTGGCGCCACAAGAAAGATCTGGCTGGTGGCGGCTCTCTGCCCGATATCGGCCTGTATTGCCTAAATACCAGCCGCTTTGTGCTAGGCACCGAGCCGACGGAAGTATTTGCCTACACTTACAGTACGCCCGGCAATCCGCTGTTCAAAGAGATTGAAGAAGTCGTTTCATGGCAAATGCGCTTCCCCGAAGGCGTTTTCGTCAACTGCGTATCGCACTACAACACCCACGACTCCCGCTTCTACCGCGTGAACACGGAGCGTGGCTGGATTCACGTAGACAATGCCTACGCCTACACCGGTCAGCAGCTCCAGACCTCCCACGCCGAGGGCCCCGCCAAGATGAAAAACCAGATGGTGCTGAGCGAGAAAAACCAGTTTGCCGCCGAAATGGACCATTTCTCGGAGTGCGTGCTGGAAAACAAAGCGCCTCACACCCCCGGTGAGGAAGGCCTGCAGGACCACCGCATCATGGAGGCCATTTATCAGTCGGCCCGCGAAGGCCGCCCCGTGAAGCTACCGGAGGTAAAAGGCACCGACGTCTTCCGCGGCCCTGAGCCCAAGCCAGTTTAA
- a CDS encoding CTP synthase, producing the protein MPDRTPTPTAATAKYIFVTGGVTSSLGKGIISASLAKLLQARGFRVTIQKFDPYINIDPGTLNPYEHGECYVTDDGAETDLDLGHYERFLNVPTSQANNVTTGRIYDHVITKEREGAYLGKTVQVVPHITDEIKRRMLLLGETGDFDVVITEIGGSIGDIESLPFVESVRQLRWELPENSSLVIHLTLLPYLKAAGELKTKPTQHSVRDLRSAGLQPDILVCRSEYPIPAEMRRKIALFCNVNINSVIESLDADSIYSVPLLMLKEHLDERVIKKLKLQGGTAQPDLETWKDFLGRLKNPTEEVTIALVGKYVELPDAYKSINEAFVHAGAQNECKVTVRSIQSDHINADNVAQLLHGVDGVLVAPGFGERGFEGKILAVKHVRENGIPFFGICLGMQVAVVEYARNVLGLSEASSTEMHPQTPAPVIAMMEDQKDVTQKGGTMRLGAYDCELRRGSKAAKAYGRNHISERHRHRYEFNNDYLKQFEDAGMIPSGINPETGLVEVVEVPNHPWFVAGQFHPELKSTVQNPHPLFVRFVRAAIQHRKV; encoded by the coding sequence ATGCCAGACCGAACCCCTACCCCCACGGCTGCAACGGCCAAGTACATTTTCGTCACCGGTGGAGTGACCTCCTCGCTGGGCAAAGGCATTATTTCTGCCTCCCTGGCCAAGCTGCTGCAAGCCCGCGGCTTCCGCGTCACCATCCAGAAGTTCGACCCCTATATCAACATCGACCCCGGCACGCTCAACCCCTATGAGCACGGCGAATGTTATGTAACCGACGACGGCGCCGAAACCGACCTCGACCTAGGCCACTACGAGCGGTTCCTGAACGTGCCTACCTCGCAGGCCAACAACGTGACTACCGGCCGTATCTACGACCACGTTATCACGAAGGAGCGCGAGGGTGCCTACCTGGGCAAAACCGTGCAGGTAGTACCCCACATCACCGATGAAATTAAGCGCCGCATGCTGCTGCTCGGTGAAACAGGTGATTTTGATGTGGTAATTACCGAAATTGGAGGTTCTATTGGCGACATTGAGAGCCTGCCCTTCGTAGAATCGGTGCGCCAGCTGCGCTGGGAACTGCCCGAGAACAGCTCCTTGGTTATTCACCTCACGCTGCTCCCTTACCTGAAAGCGGCTGGTGAGCTGAAAACCAAGCCCACCCAGCACTCGGTGCGCGACTTGCGTAGCGCCGGCCTCCAGCCCGATATTCTGGTGTGCCGCTCTGAATACCCGATTCCGGCCGAAATGCGCCGTAAAATCGCGCTGTTCTGCAACGTCAACATCAACTCCGTTATTGAGAGCCTCGACGCCGATAGCATTTACTCAGTGCCGCTGCTCATGCTGAAAGAGCACCTCGATGAGCGCGTAATCAAGAAGCTGAAGCTGCAGGGCGGCACGGCTCAGCCCGATCTGGAAACCTGGAAAGACTTCCTGGGCCGCCTGAAAAACCCCACCGAGGAAGTAACCATTGCCCTGGTGGGTAAATACGTGGAGCTCCCCGACGCCTACAAATCCATCAACGAAGCCTTCGTGCACGCCGGCGCACAGAACGAGTGCAAAGTAACCGTGCGCAGCATCCAGTCAGACCACATCAACGCCGACAATGTGGCCCAGCTGCTGCACGGTGTAGATGGCGTGCTGGTAGCGCCGGGCTTTGGCGAGCGAGGTTTTGAAGGGAAGATTTTGGCCGTGAAGCACGTGCGTGAAAACGGCATTCCCTTCTTCGGGATTTGCCTAGGTATGCAGGTAGCCGTGGTAGAATACGCTCGCAACGTGCTAGGCCTGTCGGAAGCCTCTTCCACGGAGATGCACCCCCAAACCCCCGCGCCCGTCATTGCCATGATGGAAGACCAAAAGGACGTTACCCAGAAGGGTGGCACCATGCGCCTGGGCGCTTACGACTGCGAGCTGCGCCGTGGCTCTAAAGCAGCCAAGGCGTACGGCCGCAACCACATCAGTGAGCGGCACCGCCACCGCTACGAGTTCAACAACGACTACCTCAAGCAATTCGAGGATGCCGGCATGATTCCCTCGGGCATTAACCCCGAGACTGGCTTGGTGGAAGTGGTAGAAGTGCCTAACCACCCGTGGTTTGTGGCCGGGCAGTTCCACCCGGAGCTAAAGAGCACCGTGCAAAACCCACACCCACTGTTTGTGCGCTTCGTGCGCGCCGCTATCCAGCACCGGAAGGTGTAG
- the yidC gene encoding membrane protein insertase YidC, whose amino-acid sequence MDRNSAIGLFLISALLIIYLYVVPHPKPSEEAKKPANTTAAAPAAAATAAAAPLDSVAAAQQLGAFGAAGMGSAQTTELKNDNLTITFSSKGGRVEAVRLNKYKTFFGKPLDLLDAQSAQLDTRFRTTDGRQVKLSDLYFRPEPQGNTAIRFVADVAGGQIEQLYTLPANSFELSYSLRFNNLSSVVAQEPLTFTFLDHVRQTEQDMKQNRNHTTINRYLVSGDHTALAEASEKPEEIKVTEPLKWVAHKHDFFVAGIVADNQFQSGQLNSTVDLEDSTFIKTLSSTLTIPAADVQQGKANFRFYFGPNSFNTLKEVAPDFDRNVYLGWGIFRWVNRFVVLPTFHFLEQFISSYGIIIALLVVLIKLVTWPLTYKTYESQAKMKVLKPEIDAIKEKYADDQMKQQQETMKLYSSMGVSPLSGCVPTLLTLPILFAMFQFFPNAIELRQQPFLWAHDLSTYDDLIKLPFTLPFLGNHISLFTLLMTLSTLAMTYQSNQNNPAAMQGPMKFYSYLMPLIFFFVLNSFSAGLTWYYLISNLVTLAQQAITRRFVDDTKLRAKLEANKVKNKDKKPSGFSARLQEAMKAAQEKEGQARQGARPTTNNDADDTDADSDTGASDVSPKRPRKTRRS is encoded by the coding sequence ATGGACAGAAATTCAGCAATTGGCCTGTTTCTCATATCGGCCTTGCTCATCATCTACCTCTACGTTGTTCCTCACCCCAAGCCGAGCGAGGAAGCGAAGAAACCGGCCAACACCACCGCAGCGGCCCCCGCTGCTGCCGCAACGGCCGCTGCTGCTCCCCTAGACTCTGTAGCTGCTGCCCAACAGTTAGGTGCTTTCGGGGCCGCCGGCATGGGCAGCGCCCAAACCACGGAGCTGAAAAACGATAACCTCACCATTACCTTCTCCTCGAAGGGTGGCCGCGTGGAGGCTGTTCGTTTGAATAAGTACAAAACCTTCTTTGGTAAGCCTCTTGACCTGTTAGACGCCCAGAGCGCCCAACTGGACACTCGCTTCCGCACCACGGATGGCCGCCAGGTAAAGCTGTCGGATCTGTATTTCCGCCCCGAGCCCCAGGGCAACACCGCTATCCGGTTTGTGGCTGATGTTGCTGGTGGGCAGATTGAGCAGCTGTATACGCTGCCGGCTAACAGCTTCGAGCTGAGCTATAGCCTGCGCTTCAACAACCTCAGCAGCGTGGTGGCCCAGGAGCCGCTCACGTTCACCTTCCTTGACCATGTGCGTCAGACGGAGCAGGACATGAAGCAGAACCGCAACCACACCACCATCAACCGCTACCTCGTTTCCGGCGACCATACGGCCCTGGCCGAGGCGTCGGAGAAGCCCGAAGAAATTAAGGTAACGGAGCCGCTGAAGTGGGTGGCCCACAAGCACGACTTCTTCGTGGCCGGCATTGTGGCCGACAACCAGTTTCAGTCGGGCCAGCTCAACTCTACGGTGGATCTTGAAGACTCCACGTTCATCAAGACCCTGAGCAGCACGCTCACTATTCCGGCTGCCGATGTGCAGCAGGGCAAAGCCAACTTCCGCTTCTACTTCGGCCCCAACTCCTTCAACACCCTGAAGGAAGTGGCTCCTGATTTTGACCGCAACGTGTACCTGGGCTGGGGCATTTTTCGCTGGGTAAACCGCTTTGTGGTGCTCCCCACCTTCCACTTCCTGGAGCAGTTCATCAGCTCCTACGGTATCATCATTGCCCTGCTGGTAGTGCTGATCAAGCTCGTGACCTGGCCCCTGACCTACAAAACGTATGAGTCGCAGGCCAAGATGAAGGTGCTGAAGCCGGAGATTGACGCCATTAAGGAGAAGTACGCCGACGACCAGATGAAGCAGCAGCAGGAGACCATGAAGCTCTACAGCAGCATGGGTGTCTCGCCGCTCAGTGGCTGCGTACCTACGCTGCTTACCCTCCCGATTCTGTTCGCCATGTTCCAGTTCTTCCCCAACGCCATTGAGCTGCGCCAGCAGCCCTTCCTGTGGGCCCATGACCTGAGCACTTACGACGACCTGATTAAGCTGCCCTTCACGCTGCCGTTCCTGGGCAACCACATCAGCTTGTTCACGCTGCTGATGACGCTCTCGACCCTGGCCATGACCTACCAGAGCAACCAGAACAACCCCGCCGCCATGCAGGGCCCAATGAAGTTTTACAGCTACCTGATGCCGTTGATCTTCTTCTTCGTGCTGAACAGCTTCTCGGCTGGCCTGACCTGGTACTACCTCATTTCTAACCTCGTTACGCTGGCTCAGCAGGCCATTACCCGCCGCTTTGTGGATGACACTAAGCTGCGCGCCAAGCTAGAGGCCAACAAGGTGAAGAACAAAGACAAGAAGCCCAGCGGCTTTTCGGCTCGCCTCCAGGAAGCTATGAAAGCCGCCCAGGAAAAGGAAGGCCAGGCTCGCCAAGGCGCCCGCCCCACCACTAACAACGACGCTGACGATACAGACGCTGACTCCGACACTGGTGCATCGGATGTATCGCCGAAGCGCCCACGTAAAACGCGACGCTCGTAA
- a CDS encoding DUF6438 domain-containing protein: protein MRLFLASILLTALLSGCAAQAQQASKPKTTAAQKKSNAKPTPAPATKAPVAAQPVVVFRRTPCFGTCPHYNASFYADGRMQYEGFAYAPAEGKREVQLPPAVVAKFLQDAEKIGFFQMRDEYPTSFTDMPTTFLTIRQANGTTKTIQAEENFPPSLQKLFDSIDKEVVKAFEITK from the coding sequence ATGCGCCTCTTCCTTGCTTCTATCCTGCTGACTGCTTTGCTGAGTGGCTGTGCGGCTCAAGCGCAACAAGCGTCCAAGCCTAAAACAACGGCAGCCCAAAAGAAGTCTAACGCCAAACCTACGCCTGCTCCCGCAACAAAAGCGCCGGTAGCGGCCCAGCCAGTGGTTGTTTTCCGCAGAACGCCCTGCTTTGGCACTTGCCCCCATTATAACGCCAGCTTTTACGCCGATGGCCGGATGCAGTACGAAGGCTTTGCTTATGCTCCGGCCGAAGGCAAGCGTGAAGTGCAGCTGCCTCCTGCAGTTGTTGCCAAATTCCTGCAAGACGCTGAGAAGATCGGCTTCTTTCAAATGAGAGATGAGTACCCGACCAGCTTCACTGATATGCCAACCACCTTCCTCACCATCCGGCAGGCCAACGGCACCACCAAGACTATACAGGCCGAGGAAAACTTCCCTCCTTCGCTACAAAAGCTGTTTGACTCCATCGATAAGGAAGTAGTCAAAGCCTTTGAGATAACTAAATAG
- a CDS encoding ABC transporter substrate-binding protein has translation MFPFSRRAAGFAFVLLPLLTACSETGPTTDARRVFRYNQPEALTSLDPAFTNKQANIWAATQLYNGLVELDDSLKPGPAIARRYSISPDGKTYTFTLRSGVRFHDSEVFPRGKGRAVVAQDFVYSFKRLLDGPTASPGGWIFRGKVLEDAEGEPSDTCFVAANDSTLRVYLKEPFIPFLGILTMPYAYVVPHEAVQKYGKDFREHPVGTGPFLFKEWDEGNAIIYHRNPNYWRKDAQGKQLPYLDAVQISFIQDRKSEFLTFMQGKLDFLSGIRAGSRDLIMYPDGTVREDFKGKFRLQKVPYLNTEYLGLQQDPARLRGDNAEAGKALQDKRVRQALNYALNKPELLAYFLNNVGVPGLSGFVPASLPSYSQKLVPGYSYQPAKARQLLKQAGYDIRHPLHLRLATVAERKEVCEYLQKNWADVGVQVDIDVNQAAAHQEMVDNGSSAFFTKSWLGDYPDAENYLALFYSKNFSPAGPNKTHFKNLAYDRLYEQAKLEQDTEKRYNLYRQMDRIIVEESPVIALYYDEVVRLTQNNVEGLTPNPMNQLVLERVKKQ, from the coding sequence ATGTTTCCGTTTTCACGGCGTGCTGCCGGTTTCGCTTTTGTTCTGCTGCCTCTGCTAACGGCCTGCTCTGAGACTGGCCCAACGACGGATGCCCGGCGCGTGTTTCGCTACAACCAGCCCGAGGCGCTAACCTCCCTCGACCCCGCCTTCACGAACAAGCAGGCTAACATATGGGCTGCCACCCAGCTCTACAATGGGTTAGTGGAGCTGGATGACAGCCTCAAGCCCGGCCCCGCCATTGCCCGCCGCTACAGCATCTCACCGGATGGTAAAACCTACACGTTCACTCTGCGCTCCGGTGTGCGCTTCCATGACTCGGAGGTATTCCCCCGTGGTAAAGGGCGCGCAGTAGTAGCTCAGGATTTTGTATACAGCTTTAAGCGCTTGCTGGATGGCCCTACGGCCAGCCCCGGCGGCTGGATTTTTCGGGGTAAGGTGTTGGAAGATGCTGAAGGAGAGCCCTCGGATACCTGTTTTGTAGCCGCTAATGACAGCACGCTGCGGGTGTACCTGAAAGAGCCGTTTATTCCTTTTCTAGGCATCCTGACGATGCCCTACGCCTACGTGGTGCCGCACGAGGCCGTGCAGAAGTACGGCAAGGACTTCCGCGAGCACCCAGTGGGTACGGGGCCGTTTCTCTTTAAAGAGTGGGATGAGGGCAACGCCATTATTTACCACCGCAACCCCAACTACTGGCGCAAAGATGCCCAGGGCAAGCAGCTGCCCTACCTCGATGCCGTGCAGATCAGCTTTATCCAGGACCGGAAATCGGAGTTTCTGACCTTCATGCAGGGGAAGCTGGATTTCCTGAGCGGCATTAGGGCTGGCTCCCGCGACCTAATCATGTACCCCGATGGCACGGTGCGGGAAGACTTCAAAGGCAAGTTCCGGTTGCAGAAAGTGCCCTACCTGAACACCGAGTACCTAGGCCTGCAGCAAGACCCCGCCCGCCTGCGCGGCGATAACGCCGAAGCGGGCAAAGCTCTGCAGGATAAGCGCGTGCGGCAGGCCCTGAATTATGCCCTCAACAAGCCGGAGCTACTGGCCTACTTCCTCAACAACGTGGGCGTGCCGGGCCTCTCGGGGTTTGTGCCAGCCTCGTTGCCGTCGTATAGCCAGAAGCTGGTGCCGGGCTATTCGTACCAGCCAGCCAAGGCCCGGCAACTGCTAAAGCAGGCGGGCTATGATATACGCCACCCCTTGCACCTGCGCCTGGCCACAGTAGCGGAGCGCAAGGAAGTATGCGAGTACCTGCAGAAGAACTGGGCCGACGTGGGCGTGCAGGTAGATATTGATGTGAACCAGGCTGCCGCTCACCAAGAGATGGTGGATAACGGCAGCTCCGCCTTTTTCACCAAAAGCTGGCTCGGCGACTACCCCGACGCGGAGAACTACCTCGCTTTGTTTTACAGCAAGAACTTCTCGCCGGCCGGCCCCAACAAAACGCACTTCAAGAACCTGGCCTACGACCGCCTCTACGAGCAAGCTAAGCTAGAGCAGGACACCGAGAAGCGCTATAATCTCTACCGCCAGATGGACCGCATCATCGTGGAAGAGTCGCCCGTAATTGCGCTGTACTACGATGAGGTAGTACGCCTCACGCAAAACAACGTGGAGGGCCTCACGCCAAACCCCATGAACCAACTGGTATTGGAGCGGGTGAAGAAGCAATAG
- a CDS encoding metal-dependent hydrolase — MNLTYYGHSCFLLEAGGSKVLFDPFIRPNPLAKDVDVDKIEADYILLSHGHGDHVADVEEIGNRTGAELVGMVETVGWFGAKGLKANYGMNLGGTIKLPFGTVKMVAAAHSSSMPDGSYGGLAAGFVVEAEGKTFYFAGDTALTYDMKLIGERYKLDFAILPIGDHYTMGIDDALVAAEWAGASKVIGMHFDTFPPLVINHDEAKAKATQAGKELVLLSVGETITL; from the coding sequence ATGAATTTAACCTACTACGGCCATTCCTGCTTCCTACTTGAAGCCGGTGGCAGCAAAGTTCTTTTCGACCCGTTTATCCGCCCCAACCCGCTCGCTAAAGACGTGGATGTGGACAAAATCGAGGCTGACTACATCCTGCTCAGCCACGGTCACGGCGACCACGTAGCGGATGTTGAAGAGATTGGCAACCGCACCGGCGCTGAGTTGGTGGGCATGGTGGAAACCGTAGGCTGGTTCGGCGCTAAGGGCTTGAAAGCTAACTACGGCATGAACCTGGGCGGCACCATCAAGCTGCCCTTCGGCACCGTGAAAATGGTGGCAGCGGCTCATTCCAGCTCTATGCCCGATGGCTCGTACGGTGGCCTGGCGGCTGGTTTCGTGGTGGAGGCAGAAGGCAAAACCTTCTACTTCGCCGGCGACACTGCCCTCACCTACGACATGAAACTCATTGGTGAGCGGTACAAGCTAGACTTTGCCATCCTACCCATCGGCGACCATTACACCATGGGCATTGACGATGCGCTGGTTGCCGCCGAATGGGCGGGCGCCAGCAAAGTCATTGGCATGCACTTCGATACCTTCCCGCCGCTGGTTATCAACCACGACGAGGCTAAAGCCAAAGCAACGCAGGCCGGCAAAGAGCTGGTGCTGCTGAGCGTTGGGGAAACCATTACTTTGTAA
- a CDS encoding ParA family protein produces the protein MGKIIAVANQKGGVGKTTSSINLAASLAALEYRTLLVDADPQANATSGVGFDPKDIQNSIYECMVDGINAQDIILNTQVLPHLDLMPSHIDLVGAEVEMINLPNREEKMKDALRPLVDQYDFIIIDCSPSLGLITVNALTAAHSVIVPVQCEYFALEGLGKLLNTIKIIQSRLNEELEIEGILLTMYDVRLRLSNQVVEEVKLHFQQLVFDTIIPRNVKLSESPSFGIPVLLHDAESKGSISYLNLAREIVEKNIVSADPEQEQPAEDTAA, from the coding sequence ATGGGAAAAATCATTGCGGTAGCCAATCAGAAGGGCGGGGTGGGCAAAACCACCTCCTCGATTAACCTCGCGGCCTCATTGGCGGCGCTGGAGTATCGGACCCTGCTAGTTGACGCCGACCCGCAGGCCAACGCCACTTCCGGCGTGGGCTTCGACCCGAAAGACATCCAGAACAGCATCTACGAGTGCATGGTGGATGGCATCAACGCCCAGGATATCATCCTGAACACGCAGGTGCTCCCCCACCTCGACCTGATGCCCTCCCACATTGACCTGGTAGGAGCCGAGGTGGAAATGATTAACCTGCCTAACCGGGAGGAGAAGATGAAAGATGCCCTGCGCCCCCTCGTGGACCAGTACGATTTCATCATCATCGACTGCTCTCCGTCGCTGGGCCTTATTACGGTAAACGCTCTCACGGCGGCTCACTCCGTAATTGTGCCAGTGCAGTGCGAGTACTTCGCACTGGAAGGCTTGGGCAAATTGCTGAATACTATCAAAATCATCCAGAGCCGCCTCAACGAGGAGCTGGAGATTGAGGGCATCCTGCTCACGATGTACGATGTGCGCTTGCGCCTTTCCAACCAAGTGGTAGAAGAGGTTAAGCTACACTTCCAGCAGTTAGTATTTGACACTATCATTCCGCGCAACGTGAAGCTGTCGGAGTCGCCGAGCTTTGGTATTCCGGTGCTGTTGCACGATGCCGAGAGCAAAGGCAGCATCAGCTACCTGAACCTGGCCCGCGAGATTGTGGAGAAAAACATCGTCTCGGCAGATCCCGAGCAGGAGCAGCCCGCTGAAGATACAGCCGCGTAG